A stretch of the Hippocampus zosterae strain Florida chromosome 16, ASM2543408v3, whole genome shotgun sequence genome encodes the following:
- the LOC127588038 gene encoding zinc finger protein 346-like, which produces MRTCAHWLEPRAQVMMAVAMDTDQLPYLPSGPDQVDQMIKEHGNLFTDNLCSVCNAVLISDSQKLAHYQSKKHGNKVRRYLSIQNEKEPETKKFKSLSSVSYDANNGESDPMKACEMCKMTFTSPVMAQSHYQGKIHAKKLKSVDPQTPVGQQAAPSQSKKQAAEVEVAAAAAATGNGGPGGDQDPERFCSICQASFNNTLMAQQHYAGKKHKKQLAKQDLMKLYGKPATPTASTAKGFPCTVCNIELNSVDQYQSHISGAKHKNQMKKSGLTPSDSRQASAPQNQRQSAGNDENHDHERPGNGSYQGGLPSRLLASGEDQDFVTEDNLFETEDNFFGIGGDIFPAADDQYDEDSSYATLDS; this is translated from the exons ATGCGCACTTGCGCGCACTGGCTCGAACCTCGAGCTCAAGTTATGATGGCGGTCGCTATGGACACTGATCAATTGCCTTACTTGCCGTCGGGGCCAGACCAAG TCGATCAGATGATCAAGGAGCACGGCAACCTGTTCACAGACAACCTGTGCAGCGTCTGCAATGCCGTCCTCATCTCAGACTCGCAGAAGCTGGCTCACTATCAG AGTAAGAAACATGGCAACAAGGTGCGACGTTACCTTTCCATCCAAAATGAAAAGGAGCCAGAGACAAAAAAGTTCAAGTCGCTATCCTCTGTCAGC TACGACGCCAACAATGGCGAGTCAGACCCGATGAAGGCTTGCGAAATGTGCAAGATGACCTTCACGTCCCCCGTCATGGCACAGTCTCACTACCAGGGCAAGATCCACGCCAAGAAACTGAAATCGGTGGACCCTCAGA CACCAGTAGGCCAACAGGCCGCACCATCTCAATCCAAGAAGCAAGCAGCGGAggtggaggtggcggcggcggcggcggcaactgGCAACGGCGGTCCCGGGGGCGACCAAGACCCCGAGCGCTTCTGCTCCATCTGCCAGGCGTCCTTCAACAACACGCTGATGGCCCAGCAGCACTACGCGGGCAAGAAGCACAAGAAGCAACTGGCCAAGCAGGACCTGATGAAGCTCTACGGCAAGCCCGCCACTCCGA cggCGTCCACAGCAAAAGGCTTTCCCTGTACGGTCTGCAACATCGAGCTCAACTCCGTGGATCAGTACCAGTCTCACATCAGCGGGGCCAAACACAAGAACCA AATGAAAAAATCCGGCCTGACCCCGTCTGACAGCCGGCAGGCGTCCGCTCCCCAAAACCAGCGCCAGTCCGCCGGCAACGACGAGAACCACGACCACGAGCGGCCCGGCAACGGCTCCTACCAGGGCGGCTTGCCGAGCCGGCTTCTGGCGTCGGGGGAGGACCAAGATTTTGTGACGGAAGACAACCTTTTTGAGACGGAAGACAACTTCTTTGGGATCGGAGGCGACATTTTCCCCGCGGCAGATGACCAATACGATGAGGACAGCTCGTACGCCACTCTTGACTCATGA